In the genome of Desulfuromonas sp. DDH964, one region contains:
- a CDS encoding beta-ketoacyl synthase N-terminal-like domain-containing protein, which translates to MKARVLGSGWVTSGGWGQGGSDALFGLDGGRLPELTRKDLFADPYPRFGRLDPFSRLGLSAIALALADAGIASWQEKRPIGLVADSRYGCLATDFDYFRALLPEEGGLASPNLFAYTLPNTLLGEAAIRFGLTGPGFVQSSGEGSPFAALEVALELLCDGDAPAVVAGFCELPPLSAGGRSEPDRAGAAFLVLAPVEEDSAAGPRLTYDGTWRVDDRMVTDWPGLIAACRQPAGSEFCNKRKEPS; encoded by the coding sequence ATGAAGGCGCGCGTTCTCGGTTCCGGTTGGGTGACCTCCGGTGGTTGGGGACAGGGTGGCAGCGACGCCCTTTTCGGCCTCGATGGGGGAAGGTTGCCGGAGCTGACGCGCAAGGATCTCTTTGCCGACCCCTATCCCCGTTTCGGGCGGCTCGATCCCTTTTCCCGTCTCGGCCTGTCGGCGATCGCGCTCGCCCTTGCCGACGCCGGCATCGCCTCCTGGCAGGAGAAGCGTCCGATCGGTCTGGTGGCGGATAGCCGCTACGGTTGCCTGGCGACCGATTTCGACTACTTTCGGGCGCTGCTGCCGGAGGAAGGTGGTTTGGCAAGTCCCAACCTTTTTGCCTACACCCTGCCCAACACCCTTCTCGGCGAAGCAGCGATCCGCTTTGGCCTGACCGGGCCGGGATTCGTGCAGAGCAGTGGAGAGGGTTCGCCCTTTGCTGCCCTTGAGGTGGCGCTGGAACTGCTCTGCGACGGTGATGCGCCGGCGGTTGTTGCCGGTTTCTGCGAACTGCCACCCCTTTCTGCCGGAGGCAGGAGTGAACCGGATCGAGCCGGCGCGGCTTTTCTGGTGCTCGCTCCGGTCGAGGAGGATTCCGCAGCGGGACCCCGCCTCACCTACGACGGCACCTGGCGGGTTGACGATCGAATGGTGACAGACTGGCCCGGATTGATAGCGGCCTGCCGGCAACCTGCCGGAAGCGAATTCTGCAACAAGCGCAAGGAGCCTTCATGA